The DNA sequence AGACATGTCTCGCTATATCCCATGTGATAAAAAGACTATCAAAGTATGCTCATCTCCTCTTTcccttccatctcttccatctcccGTATTAGACTGTACATCTAGAAATGCCGTGCTCACAGTTTCCTCTTAGAAATACTGCAACAAGACCTGCCCTGCGTGGTGCTCCGTAGCCTCCCCCAaatgctggagctgcgtcgCCGTATGTGCCCAAGCCCAGTACTATTGGGACGTCCATTGCAACGACAAGCTGGGGAAATGCGCCCGGAAAGGCGAAAAGTGCAAAGAGGACATGAAAGAGTGCACCTATGGGAAGATTGAGGACTGCTCCAAGAAGTATGCTAAATGCATTCAGCAGGGGGAGCTATGCCAGGGCCAGCTGAACACTCTTCAGGAGATGGGCAAAGGGGTCGTTGTATCGGAAGGGACTGAGTTTGGGAAGAAGCGTGTCGTTTGTCGGATTCTTTAAGATGAAATCAAAGGCTGGGCGAAAATAGGAGTGACTTTGTCTGCTCAACTAGGGCATAGACACGACGAATTGATGCTCGAAGAATAACTGAAGGTATTCAGGCTCATGTATTCGTAACtgcatgtactccgtatatATCGGGTAGTATTCTAGAATATTTTTGGTTGCGCCTTGCTCCTCTATGCCGTGATGCGGGCGCTGTCAAAGCTCCCGCTCCCTCCCCccgattttctttttgctgcatATGCCAAGCATTCCATATTTACATCCGTATtgtcctttctttctttattttcctcAAACCTCGCTGACTGCCTCTTTCAGGTCCTTGACGTCAATGTTCTCGGCTGCCTTTCCGGGGTGGCGAGtgcccttgtccttgaccttcttctccttcttggcggGAGGAGGGTATGCCTTGATGGCAATCTCCTGCCATTCTTTTGATGCTGTGAACTCTGCGTGGATGGGGGCCAGGAGCTCGTTTAATGATTTGGTGACGGCTGCCTTGAGTAGTTGGGGTGATAGCTAGATATATTGGTAAGTATTTGAGCATCAtatgagaaggaaaaaggccACTCAAAGGAGGGAAAACATACCACATCGTTTCTGTAGTCCTCGTGCATCTGCTGGATGCTTGTGTAAACCAGGGGCTCCAGGCCGTCTCTCTCGCGCTCAACGACAAACTTGCGCTCTCCCTTCAGGGCTGCTGCGGGCAGAAGGACGTATTCGACGAAAGCCAAGACACCGTTTTCCTCGACAACCTTGGGAGTGGCGACGGCCTTGCGAATCTTCTTTGAGACTGCGTCTGGGGAATCCAGGAGATCGATTTTGCTGTCTATATATGAGTCAGCGGCAAAGTCCTGTGAATGAATCTTTGGCGTGGAGAAGAATAGCTCCTACCTTCGTCACTGGAGCTCATCTTGGAGCCCTTGAGGCCAGGCACCATGGGGTTCATCAGATGCGCACGCTTGAACGGGTATTAGTTACGTGGCGATCAAAGCAGTGATGCAGAACTGGCAGTCCGGGGTTCTTGTTACCTCCTTGTATCCGAGCTTGGGCAGCCACTCCTTGGCAGCAATAAAGAGTTTACGCTGGTCGAGACCTCCAAACTGGGCATCGACGTCCAGGTACTGCTCATCCAGGACCTGCAGGATCGGGTAGAGCAGGCCCGACAGCGGCGCATTGTCCGTCTGCTTGACAACCTCGGCGCCGGCCCTCTTGGCGTCGTGCTCGGAGATGACCGACGACAGCTTGTAGACGTCCATGATGTACTCGGGGCTCTTCTGGTACGAGCTGCCCTGGACAAACTTGAGCTTCTCGGTGGACACGCCGAcggccttgaagatggcggtgatgacgaAGCGGTAGTATTCAACTCGCAGCTCGACCAGCTCGATGGGCGCTTTCAGGTTGTCGAGGAAGCCGTGGATGTCGGCGAGCAGGATCGTGACATGGCAGCCAGCGGCCAGATACTGGGCGATTTTGATGGCGGGGACAAAGTAGCCGCAGTGAGGGCGGCCGGTTGTGGCGGTGCCTGGACGTTGTTTGTCAGTGTTTTGCTCGATTGTACAGATATTCCGCAGATGAGGCCATTCTCATCTTTTCGTTGACATACCCCAGTAGATCTTGGGATGCCGCCCCTCGGCCAGGATCTTCTCGATAATCTCGGGGTTGAGGATCTCGGTCAGGTTCTCGCTGATGAGCGCGAGCTTCTCGGATGCGTCTGCGGCCGCCATGATGATTCTCCTTGTTTCAAACAGACAATAAAAGTCGCAGCGTCTTTAGTGCTGGGCGTGAAGCGGCGCAATGTCGATGTCGAGGTTCGAGGTTCGAGGTTGGAGGTGCGGTTCCAATCCAGTATGAGTCGCAGGTGATAATTAGTGCCTGGACTTTTTTCGGCTTATCAATGGCTTTGGTGGCTTTCGGCGCTGCCGCAGGGCGGTACAAGGCATAAGTACTCTGTAGGCCCTGGAGCGCCCACTggcttgcagcagcaaaagccgcATGAAATCGCCAGAGGGATCGCTTACGTGAGACTGACGCCGGATTAACAATCTTCCCTGCAGGCCAGGCGGCGGATGCGACTCTGATTCTCTATGAGTCAGAGTTGATTGGAggggcagaagctgctgattcGGCGATTTATCGGACTTGGAGGGGCATGCAGCAATGCGGTGCCTGTCAGACGCATCTGAGCTCAACACCGCCAGTTTTGACACATGGTGTGGACTTGTATCATTTATATGGCATATCATTATTGAGAGTCTGATGACAACTTTCTGTATAATGAGTACCTTAAGTTATCAAACGAGAAAGAAACACTTGCCTATTGTAAGGTTATTGCTTAGAAGAGAAAGTGGGAATTGTAGGTACCTATTAAGTATATCATTTGTAAGTGCCTTGATGTTTGCTTAGGAGCTCAAATTATtgtaaaatatattttaacaAGGCATGTTAAACATGGCTTTTACTAAGCCAATCCTGAGATTTCTTCGTCATGTAACCCCTGTTCCGCAGCAGCTTGCGTGGGTACCTACATGAGCTCCATCGACACTACGACTAAGCATAATGCAT is a window from the Trichoderma atroviride chromosome 5, complete sequence genome containing:
- a CDS encoding uncharacterized protein (SECRETED:SignalP(1-17)), with the translated sequence MHLKYLLAAVQIGLAVALPAPDLNTVDVNPTNGTVTDMSRYIPCDKKTIKKYCNKTCPAWCSVASPKCWSCVAVCAQAQYYWDVHCNDKLGKCARKGEKCKEDMKECTYGKIEDCSKKYAKCIQQGELCQGQLNTLQEMGKGVVVSEGTEFGKKRVVCRIL
- a CDS encoding uncharacterized protein (BUSCO:EOG092D2RJ9); this encodes MAAADASEKLALISENLTEILNPEIIEKILAEGRHPKIYWGTATTGRPHCGYFVPAIKIAQYLAAGCHVTILLADIHGFLDNLKAPIELVELRVEYYRFVITAIFKAVGVSTEKLKFVQGSSYQKSPEYIMDVYKLSSVISEHDAKRAGAEVVKQTDNAPLSGLLYPILQVLDEQYLDVDAQFGGLDQRKLFIAAKEWLPKLGYKERAHLMNPMVPGLKGSKMSSSDEDSKIDLLDSPDAVSKKIRKAVATPKVVEENGVLAFVEYVLLPAAALKGERKFVVERERDGLEPLVYTSIQQMHEDYRNDVLSPQLLKAAVTKSLNELLAPIHAEFTASKEWQEIAIKAYPPPAKKEKKVKDKGTRHPGKAAENIDVKDLKEAVSEV